One Rissa tridactyla isolate bRisTri1 chromosome 4, bRisTri1.patW.cur.20221130, whole genome shotgun sequence DNA window includes the following coding sequences:
- the IL17C gene encoding interleukin-17C, which yields MRGWLGALALLGTLALCRSLRRPGSPPHHPHVHCYSAGELRDGEAPVHLLGRSLRWDHYVPVQLVPPLERLQEANAGHRRSRRHRERACPALQLRAGLHSEPNERSISPWRYRIDEDENRYPRKLAFAECLCSGCVDVKTGRETTSLNSVAIHQTMMVLRRKPCPRPASPGLVTFEVDYIRVPVGCTCVLPRTGR from the exons GTGCCGCAGCCTgcgccgccccggcagccccccgcacCATCCCCACGTCCACTGCTACAGCGCGGGCGAGCTGCGGGACGGCGAGGCCCCCGTGCACCTCCTGGGCCGCAGCCTGCGCTGGGACCACTACGTGCCGGTGCAGCTGGTGCCGCCGTTGGAGCGTTTGCAGGAGGCCAACGCCGGCCATCGCCGAAGCCGACGCCACCGCGAGCGTGCCTGCCCCGCGCTGCAGCTCCGCGCCGGCCTCCACAGCGAACCCAACGAGCGCTCCATCTCCCCATGGCGCTACCG CATCGATGAGGATGAGAACCGCTACCCGCGCAAGCTGGCCTTCGCCGAGTGCCTGTGCAGCGGCTGCGTGGATGTCAAGACCGGGCGGGAGACGACATCGCTCAACTCGGTGGCCATCCACCAGACCATGATGGTCCTGCGGCGCAAGCCCTGCCCACGTCCCGCCAGCCCTGGCCTCGTCACCTTCGAGGTGGACTACATCAGGGTGCCGGTGGGCTGCACCTGCGTCCTGCCCCGCACCGGGCGCTGA